In the Brucella anthropi ATCC 49188 genome, one interval contains:
- a CDS encoding DUF6429 family protein has protein sequence MEIDEDKIDDVVLALLWLTLHNERCAWKGFDWSTTDRLHDKGLICDPVNKSKSLILTDEGLRRSEELFRQLFTR, from the coding sequence ATGGAGATAGATGAGGACAAAATCGATGACGTGGTTCTGGCCCTGTTGTGGCTGACGCTCCACAACGAGCGTTGCGCCTGGAAGGGGTTTGACTGGTCAACGACGGATCGGTTGCATGACAAAGGCCTGATCTGTGATCCGGTAAACAAGTCGAAGTCATTGATCTTGACGGATGAAGGTCTGCGCCGTTCAGAAGAACTGTTTCGCCAGCTCTTTACGCGGTGA